The sequence below is a genomic window from Phaenicophaeus curvirostris isolate KB17595 unplaced genomic scaffold, BPBGC_Pcur_1.0 scaffold_93, whole genome shotgun sequence.
ggggtgtcTCATTTTTGGGGGCGTCCCTAGTTTTGGGAGGGGTCCCTGTTTTTAGGGAAAGGTCCCTGGTTTTGTGGCATGTCTCTGGTCTTTTGGGGGTGTGTGTCTGTTTTTGGGGGGTCTCTGTTCTTGGGGGGGGGGCGTCTCATTTTTGGGGGCGTCCCTGCTTTTGGGAGAGGTCCCTGGTTTGGGGGTGGTCCCTGTTTTTAGGGAAGGGTCCCTGTTTTTAGGGAAAGGTCCCTGTTTTTGTGGCATGTCCCTGGTCTTTTGGGGGGGGTATCTGTTTTTGGGGGGTCTCTGTTCTTGGGGGTGGCCTCCTTTTCCTGGGGTGGGTCCCTtgctttgggggggggggtgtctctgtttttttttgtgggggggTCCCTTTGCAGGGCTCCCCGTGTGCTGACACCCCCTCCTCCCCGACAGCGGAGCCTGAGGTTACAGCCCCAAGGTGAGCCCTGAACCccctttgtgtgtgtgtgtcccccccaaaaaagatcTGGgggtgaccccccccaaaaaaatataCCCAGGGGTGACCCCCCTCCCCTGGTCCCCAGTTCCAGCAGCTCAAGCGGGAGCTGGAGAGGCGCTTCCCGGGGCTCCTGGAGGTGGTGAGTGagggggggtgcggggggggctcggggggggcacagggtggAGGTGACACCCCCCCTtccatgtcccccccccccagaccgGCGAGGGCACCCGCGAGGTGACAGGATGGTTTGAAGTGACCGTGGGCGGGCGCCTCGTCCACTCCAAGAAGGTGGGTGTGtgcccccccattcccagtgaccccccatTCCCAGTATGTGCTCttattcccagtgtcccccccattcccagtgcccccccattcccagtatGTGCCCttattcccagtgtcccccccattcccagtgaccccccatTCCCAGTATGTGCCCttattcccagtgtcccccccattcccagtatGTGCTCTtattcccagtgcccccccattcccagtgcccccccattcccagtatGTGCCCttattcccagtgtcccccccattcccagtatGTGCTCTtattcccagtgcccccccattcccagtgcccccccattcccagtatGTGCTCTtattcccagtgcctccccctTTCCAGTATCTGCCCTtattcccagtgcccccccattcccagtgccccccccattcccagtatGTACCCttattcccagtgtccccccattcccagtgctcccccattcccagtgcccccccattcccagtatGTACCCttattcccagtgtccccccattcccagtgccccccccattcccagtatGTGCCCttattcccagtgtcccccccgtccccagcacccccattcCCAGCGTCCTTGTCCCTCTTGCCAGAACGGCGATGGCTTCGTGGACACCGAGGCCAAACTCCAGAAGATCGTGGCCGCCGTTAAATCCCGGCTGGCGTAGCCGCCCCCGCCCGCTCCAGCATCTCTAGGGCGGCTCCGGCACCGCTGGCGATGCCGACACCGCTCTCCCCGGCTCCGGCGGCTCCGGCGCCATCGGCGTCCCCGGCGCCGGCCAAGCGCTCCATGACGGGATCGGCCGAAACGCCCGTCGACACGAGGCCCTTCCCAGATGTTTGCGTGCGGCGGCGCCGGCGTCGAGCGGCGGCTCCCGCCCGGCTCCTTCCCCAACACCTTTGCCGGATTATTCCGGATGTGCCGAGTCTCGCTTCGGGGGTTTTCACCCCGCTTGATCCGCACCCGAAGCGTTTAGTGAGCCTGTGGAGTTGAATAGAGGGAGAAGGGGGTGAAAATAGGGAAAATGGGCTTAAAATTAGGGAGAAATGCTTAAAAAGTGTGGGGAAATAGCCAAAAAGTAGGGGAGAAAGGTTAAAAATAGGGGAAAATGGGTGGAAAATGGGGGGAAGAGCTTAAATAATAGGAGGAAAGCTCAAAAAGTATGGGAAGCAGtcaaaaagtaaaggaaaatggttgaaaatagggaaaaaaacgGTTGAAAAGTAGGGGAGAATACTTAAAAAGTAGGTGGAAGGGTTGAGAAGTAGGGAAAAATGGTTGAGA
It includes:
- the SELENOW gene encoding selenoprotein W, with translation MAEPLRVSVLYCGAUGYSPKFQQLKRELERRFPGLLEVTGEGTREVTGWFEVTVGGRLVHSKKNGDGFVDTEAKLQKIVAAVKSRLA